ATCGCGCTCGCCACGGCGCTCTTCTCGCCGCTGGTGGCGCTGGTCGCGGTGCTGGTCTGGGGCACGTTGGCGTTCGGCTACACCGGTGCGCTGCGTACCCTGCGGGCCCGCTGGATGTGGGTGCCGGTGCTGGACACCGTGGATGCCACCCTGCACCGCGACGACGGCCCGTTGGCCGGCCGGCTGCCGGCGCTGCGTCCGGTGGGTCCGCTGGTGCTGGCCGTGGTCGGCGCGCTCGGCGCGGCCGGGTTGCTGGCGGCGGCGTTGCTCGCCGACCCGACCGGGCTGGCCGCCGACCCGACCGGGCTGCGCTGGGCGGTGCCGGTCGGGCTGTTGGTGCTGTTGGTGGCCGGGCTGGGGGCGGGTGCGGCGCACAACGGCCCGCTGGACTGGCTGGTGCCGGCGGTGCTGCGGGCGGCGGAGTACCTCTTCGCGATCGCGGTGGGGGTGGTCGGCGGCGTACCCGCGTGGTTGATCTTCGCTTATGTCTTCGTGCTGACCGTGCACCACTACGACCTGGTGGCCCGCCTGGAGAAGCGGCAGGCGGCTCCGCCGCTGCACGGGGTCACGCTGGGCTGGGAGGGCCGTTCGGTGCTGCTGACGGTGGCGTCGATCGCGGGAATTGCAGGCATTGGTCTGGCTACACTCGGTTCGTACCTCTTGGTGGTTTTCGCGGTGAGTGTGGTCCTGGCCTGGGTCGTCCTGCCGGCCCGCGCGGCGCGGACGCCGGCCGACGCGGTGCCCGTGGGAGGCCGCTCGCCGCTCTGACGGAAGGGGCCGGCCCGATGACGCTGATCAGCTTCGTCGTGCCGGCCTTCCGCGTGCAGGGCTACCTGCGCGAGTGCCTGGACTCGATCCTCGGCCAGCCGTTCGCCGACTTCGAGGTGATCGGCGTCGACGACTGCTCGCCGGACGACAGCGGGGAGATCCTGGCCGGGTACGCCGACCGGGACGCCCGGGTCCGGGTGCTCCGGCTGGCCGAGAACGTCGGGCTCGGTCCGGCCCGCAACGCCGGGCTGGACCGGGCCGTCGGCGAGTACGTCTGGTTCCTCGACTCCGACGACTGGCTGGCCCCGGACTGCCTGCCCGAGGTGGCGGCCCGGCTGCGCGAAAGCGGGCCGGACGTGCTGATCGTCGACCACGTGCGGCGGCACTGGAACGAGACGGCCAGCCCCAGCGCGCTGGCGGAGGTCTTCCCCGCCGGCGTCGAGACGGACACCTTCGCGCTGGCCGAGCGGCCGGAGACGCTGCGGCTGCTGCACACCGCCTGGAACCGGCTGCTGCGGCGGGAGTTCCTGCTCACCTCGGGGCTGCGCTTCGCGTCCGGCTGGTACGAGGACGTCTCGTTCACCTACCCGACGCTGCTGGCCGCCGAGCGGATCTCGGTGCTGGACCTGGTCTGCGTCAACTACCGGCAGCGGCGGGCCGGGGCGATCACCCGGACCCGGGGGGAGCGGCACTTCGAGGTCTTCGACCAGTGGGACCGGGTGTTCCGCTGGCTGGACGGGCAGGGGCCGGAGCCGCAACGGCTGCGACCGGTGGTCTTCGAACGGATGCTCTGGCACTACCTGACCGTGCTCGGCAACGGTGAGCGGATCGCCCCGGCCCTTCGTCCGGCCTTCTTCGACCGGATCACCGCCGAGGTGGCCCGCCGCCGGCCGGCCGACGCCCTCCCGTCGCCCGGCGGGACGGCCGGGCTCAAGCAGCGGCTGGTGGCCGGCGGGCACTGGCACACCTTCACCGCGCTGCGCCTGGCCCACCAGGCCACCGACACCGCCCGCGCCCGGCTGACGGCGACCCGCCACCGGATCCACCCGGTGGCGCGGGCCACCCGCGACACGCTCTGGCAGCAGTACTACCGGGCCGAGCTGCGCCGGCCGGTGGACGAGACGCTGGCCGTCTACGCCGCCTACTGGTACCGGGGGTACGCGTGCAACCCGGCCGCCGTCTACGAGGCGGCCCGCCGGCTGGTGCCGCAGGTCCGGGGGGTGTGGATCGTCCGCGCCGACCGGGTGGGCAGCCTGCCCGACGGGGTCGAGTACGTGGTGGCGGGCACGCCCGCGTACCACCGGGTGCTGGCGCGGGCCCGGTGGCTGGTCAACAACGTCAACTTCCCCGACTTCGTCCGCAAACGGCCGGGCACGGTGCACGTGCAGACCCACCACGGCACCCCGGTCAAGGTGATGGGGCTGGACCAGCAGCGGTATCCGGTGGGCGCGGTCGGGATGAACTTCGCCGGGCTGCTGCGGCGGGTGGACCGGTGGGACTTCAGCATCACCGCCAACAGCTTCTCCACCCAGATGTGGGAGCGGGCGTACCCGGCGGACTACACCACCCTGGAGTACGGCTACCCCCGCAACGACCGGCTGGTCACCGCCACCGCAGCCGAGGTACGCCGACTGCGGGCCCGGTTCGGCGTCACCGGTGCCGAGCCGGTGGTGCTCTACGCCCCGACCCACCGGGAACACCTGCCCGGATACCGGCCGCCGTTCCGGCCGGTGCAGCTGCTCGACACCCTCGGCCCCGGCGGGCGGTTACTGGTGCGCAGCCACTACTTCCACGACCGGGATCCCGCCCGCCGGTCGGCCTCGGCGGAACGGATCCTCGACGTGAGCGGCCACGACCGGGTGGAGGATCTCTATCTCGCCGCCGACGTGCTGGTCACCGACTACTCGTCGGCGATGTTCGACTACGCGGTGCTGGACCGGCCGATCGTCGTCTACGCCCCCGACCACGAGGCGTACCGGCTGGCCCGGGGGGTCTACCTGGACGTGACCGCCGAGCCGCCGGGTGCGGTGGCGACCGACTTCGCCGGGCTGGTGGAGCTGTTCCGCAGCGGTGCGGTGGACGCGCCCGCGGCCCGGCAGGCCCGGCAGCGCTTCCGGGCCCGGTACTGCGCCCTCGACGACGGCCACGCCGCCGAACGGGTGGTCCGACGGGTCTTTCTCGGTCAGCATCCGGAAAACAGGTAATAAACCTGTCACGAGTCGAACATGGCACGTTTACCCGATGTGCGAAGCCGATGATCCTGGTCACAGTCATTCGGACCCGACCGCGCTGCCTGGGGGAGGAGACGGTGACCACCGTCGCGCTGAAGGACGTCAGCAAGGTGTTCCGCAACGGGACGCTCGCGGTCGACAACGTCACCCTCGACGTGCACGACGGCGAGTTCATGGTGCTGCTCGGCCCCTCGGGGTGCGGCAAGTCGACGGTGCTGCGGATGATCGCCGGGCTGGAGGACCCGACCCGGGGCGCGGTGCTGCTCGACGGGGAGCTCGCCAACGACCTGCCACCGCAGGACCGCCGGATCGCCATGGTCTTCCAGGACTTCGCGCTCTACCCGCACATGACGGTGCGGGAGAACATCTCCTTCCCGCTGCGGCTGGCCGGGATCGAGCCGGCCCCGCGCGGCGAACGGGTCGCCGACGTGGCCAGCGCGCTGGGCATCGGTGACGTGCTGGGCCGCAAGCCGAGCCAGCTCTCCGGCGGGCAGCGGCAGCGGGTGGCGATGGGCCGGGCGATCGTCCGCCGGCCCGGGTTGTTCCTGATGGACGAGCCGTTGTCCAACCTGGACAGTGGGCTGCGCGCGGAACTCCGGGCCGAGATCTCCGCCCTCACCCGGGAGTTGGGCGTCACCACCATCTACGTCACCCACGACCAGGCCGAGGCGCTGACCATGGCCGACCGGGTGGCGATCATGCGGCGCGGTGTCCTGCAGGACGTCGGCACCCCGACCCAGGTGTACGGCCGACCGGCCACCCTCTACGTCGCGGCCTTCCTCGGCAGTCCCCGGATGAACCTGCTGGAGGCCTCGGTCTACGTCCACCTCGACCGGTACGTCCAGCTCAAGTTGGGTGAGCAGTCGCTCTACCTGCCCTGGACCGACATCCGCAGTCGGGCCGTGGCGCACTACCACGGTGAGCGGATCGTGGTGGGGATGCGCGCCGAGGCGTTGACCCCGGTGGTGCCCGACGACCCGGGCGACGTGCTGCGCGGGCGGATCCGGTACCTGGAGCACCACGGGCACGAGTCGCTGGCCTTCCTCGACATCGGGGCCACCGCGGTCGTGGTGGACGAGATGGGCGCCCCGGTCGAGGTGACCGAGCCCGGCCAGCGTGGGCTGCGTCGGCTCGGGCGGGTCGTGCAGCGGCTGGCCGGTCGGCCGGTGGAGCCGGCACCGCCGCCGGCACCGGCCACCGACCGGCGCGGCGGCAGCGTGCTCAGCGACCCCGGCCGGCACCACCGGCGGCCGGCGGAACTGGCCGTGCGTCTGGCCCCGTACCCGACGGTCACCGCCGGCCATCCGCTGACCGTCTCGGTACGCATGGACGCCCTGCACTTCTTCGACGAGCGGG
Above is a window of Micromonospora yangpuensis DNA encoding:
- a CDS encoding bifunctional glycosyltransferase/CDP-glycerol:glycerophosphate glycerophosphotransferase, whose amino-acid sequence is MTLISFVVPAFRVQGYLRECLDSILGQPFADFEVIGVDDCSPDDSGEILAGYADRDARVRVLRLAENVGLGPARNAGLDRAVGEYVWFLDSDDWLAPDCLPEVAARLRESGPDVLIVDHVRRHWNETASPSALAEVFPAGVETDTFALAERPETLRLLHTAWNRLLRREFLLTSGLRFASGWYEDVSFTYPTLLAAERISVLDLVCVNYRQRRAGAITRTRGERHFEVFDQWDRVFRWLDGQGPEPQRLRPVVFERMLWHYLTVLGNGERIAPALRPAFFDRITAEVARRRPADALPSPGGTAGLKQRLVAGGHWHTFTALRLAHQATDTARARLTATRHRIHPVARATRDTLWQQYYRAELRRPVDETLAVYAAYWYRGYACNPAAVYEAARRLVPQVRGVWIVRADRVGSLPDGVEYVVAGTPAYHRVLARARWLVNNVNFPDFVRKRPGTVHVQTHHGTPVKVMGLDQQRYPVGAVGMNFAGLLRRVDRWDFSITANSFSTQMWERAYPADYTTLEYGYPRNDRLVTATAAEVRRLRARFGVTGAEPVVLYAPTHREHLPGYRPPFRPVQLLDTLGPGGRLLVRSHYFHDRDPARRSASAERILDVSGHDRVEDLYLAADVLVTDYSSAMFDYAVLDRPIVVYAPDHEAYRLARGVYLDVTAEPPGAVATDFAGLVELFRSGAVDAPAARQARQRFRARYCALDDGHAAERVVRRVFLGQHPENR
- a CDS encoding ABC transporter ATP-binding protein, producing MTTVALKDVSKVFRNGTLAVDNVTLDVHDGEFMVLLGPSGCGKSTVLRMIAGLEDPTRGAVLLDGELANDLPPQDRRIAMVFQDFALYPHMTVRENISFPLRLAGIEPAPRGERVADVASALGIGDVLGRKPSQLSGGQRQRVAMGRAIVRRPGLFLMDEPLSNLDSGLRAELRAEISALTRELGVTTIYVTHDQAEALTMADRVAIMRRGVLQDVGTPTQVYGRPATLYVAAFLGSPRMNLLEASVYVHLDRYVQLKLGEQSLYLPWTDIRSRAVAHYHGERIVVGMRAEALTPVVPDDPGDVLRGRIRYLEHHGHESLAFLDIGATAVVVDEMGAPVEVTEPGQRGLRRLGRVVQRLAGRPVEPAPPPAPATDRRGGSVLSDPGRHHRRPAELAVRLAPYPTVTAGHPLTVSVRMDALHFFDERGGRIDIGWR